Proteins encoded by one window of Microplitis mediator isolate UGA2020A chromosome 1, iyMicMedi2.1, whole genome shotgun sequence:
- the LOC130678330 gene encoding AT-rich interactive domain-containing protein 2 isoform X3, whose translation MAKILNKDPVTYERERLSFLKELHHFHETRGTGFKKYPKISGNEIDLYLLYLLVTAHGGWIKVNTRNEWSSLCEQFHLPNGCVNSGVGLKQIYLRYLDRYEKVHFLGEDGQQADDDDEDSRHRKWSARSLHSVPLTYNHHQHNVAESLREYNGLSSNLYKPSNYDKLALSLLSPLPNEQDFAINVCTLLSNEGKHTLRLDKYPRLINILLAHAGVFDSPGTRHLFIEVYSRVRNYSINSFWSDVLDSPQVLDLTDERTFMKKPSTTCLNTFSRRKILDKNKKDKDKVQDRDKDPDKIKDKNQDKDKDKVQDKERVNGDDSMEVDPPSLPSTLECPRLASVTTLSSLSTISSYLDDNCYDQNQNSIIKFEDEDRDLFCMGRTLGTQDPYGQRVLQIASILRNLSFTPENAAVLGKNRCFLRFVLLCVRARWSNLHQLGFDILGNISGEIELKEIGERLTEGIITCIVRGIDSTDRFVVISCLEVLNKISQHDSNEELVTFGLDDEVFELICRFLALSDIALLVYTLECLYALTSLGERPCTSLARVRGAIDTLVALVTVEAQSYGPKACILMRVVETVSTLASSSASQSQSTTSTATTTAVQATQPVTTPAVTTTVATPIPAPVVSPATSRPTTPATPAVKVATNKAIEAANSLQQQHAHQQIIQENEQFALGWLRATFELAPGVKIEQEELYKKYLSSCTKIGRRGVIAPLHFPRCVRSVFGGTIGPNPLKGENTSTQYYDGIRVRATPAPITYPSQSSSPAPVTSSSTPAAAAKVLQIQQRTVTKSPAPDSTAPDTNSSKTITTNSTVQPPASPILKAHLSAPPKPTPNATINQPQIIAKVDSKSQVSVTHPHLSQALLASGSQPQQQQQQQNQHQPQLQPQLQTQVQAQVQTQVQTQSQSQQLIQVVTKDERGTTSSSIIKSLLATKVAQRQQQQRLLQQQMATPTTSTATTPSTVVLKTPGKQRANKKVQRLNGTKIVTNNCEKMEVNDETVTSSTSVIVVSTMADNHITQKVCRPPITPKFLNQKTYTPPVTEDSDSTNNSLASSSGIGSRDCSGAAEENSITSFEGILQNGATDLDQDSSSKESSVSSRGKQNMMLADLLERKVDKETLVNGVLNRNSLEKISGFDNHVKKLKESPDDIKDKDVKIKVECEESGMSINDDTMIEAPRIKRSASDADENSVKKVKYSNGTSTWPETDSATVESTVSSIKSEDDDKEEKLTVSSTAANLYAALAADIIEDETDLEEPVKEEPRFPEQLVQQQVHVQVPQQQIQPQQLMIAAPRQIVVQANNQVLGNLIPGQMKTRTTQPQVLLQQSAGGQLQYVVSGGVPGQNYVLAQSQTALVQGQAQTVLVAQTTQQQGTGAKTIIILQPQAAQGGGHQKVVAMTPQGQQVVVTQMPRPILQSSGISNVPPPLVPTSATIQNSIIVNTSIVTQSNPNTVTVTIPAMTQQCPVTSSLPSRVVTPTPASTPPPTRPTTPHQAAVTNVKLKNKITTSTCTASGNEDKPSTSQSNLADKVVIKLDPNSFLCEWRGCLKQFKTAHEVYMHGCETHCPTDAEEVVCLWASCDGLKRRRFSLMTHLYDKHCNPERMAFLRKKNLAANGKAEISTSTATPTAAASAAATASHPGYAPNAALHAIKRHALEFINPKELMQRPSKPAAAATTVSSSPRPGQNSTPEQDDNEGPVTKSIRLTAALILRNLVIYSAHGRRHLRAYEPHLAGVALSNVESSRTIAQVLYDMNEQSNGSNR comes from the exons atgGCGAAAATCCTAAATAAGGACCCGGTTACCTATGAGAGGGAAAGACTGTCGTTTCTTAAAGAACTTCATCATTTTCACGAGACCAGAgg gaccgggtttaaaaaatatccgaAAATTAGCGGCAATGAGATTGatctttatttactttatctaCTTGTTACTGCACATGGTGGCTGGATTAAg GTGAATACCAGAAACGAGTGGTCGAGTCTCTGCGAGCAGTTTCATCTGCCCAACGGCTGTGTTAATAGTGGAGTCGGACTCAAGCAAATATATTTACG GTATTTAGATAGGTATGAAAAAGTCCACTTTCTGGGCGAAGATGGACAGCAGGCTGATGACGATGACGAGGATTCGAGACATCGGAAATGGTCGGCGAGATCACTGCACTCTGTTCCGCTTACTTATAACCATCATCAGCACAATGTTGCAG aaTCACTCCGTGAATACAACGGCCTGTCATCGAACCTCTACAAGCCCTCAAATTACGACAAACTGGCCCTGTCTCTCCTCTCGCCTCTCCCTAACGAGCAGGACTTTGCAATAAACGTCTGCACGCTGCTCTCCAACGAGGGCAAGCACACCCTGCGCCTCGACAAGTATCCCCGGCTGATCAACATCCTGTTAGCCCACGCCGGAGTCTTCGACTCTCCCGGAACGCGGCACCTCTTCATCGAAGTCTACTCACGCGTCCGCAACTACTCGATCAACTCCTTCTGGTCCGACGTCCTCGACTCTCCCCAGGTCCTGGACCTCACCGACGAGCGGACTTTCATGAAGAAGCCCAGCACCACTTGTCTCAACACCTTCTCCCGGCGCAAGATCCTCGACAAGAACAAAAAAGACAAAGACAAGGTCCAGGATCGGGACAAGGACCCAGACAAGATCAAGGACAAGAACCAGGACAAAGATAAAGACAAAGTCCAGGACAAGGAACGCGTCAACGGCGACGACTCCATGGAAGTCGATCCCCCGTCATTGCCATCGACCCTAGAGTGTCCAAGACTTGCCTCAGTAACGACATTGTCGTCCCTGTCGACGATCTCCAGTTACCTGGACGACAACTGCTACGACCAGAATCAAAATTCGATAATTAAATTCGAGGACGAGGACCGGGACTTGTTCTGCATGGGCCGCACCCTGGGTACTCAAGATCCCTACGGACAGCGAGTCCTGCAGATCGCCTCCATCCTCAGGAACTTGAGTTTCACTCCCGAAAATGCTGCGGTCTTAGGAAAAAATCGATGTTTTTTAAGATTTGTGCTGTTGTGTGTGCGCGCGAGGTGGAGTAATTTGCACCAGCTTGGATTCGACATCCTGGGTAACATTTCCGGTGAAATCGAACTCAAAGAAATCGGTGAGCGGCTCACAGAAGGAATAATCACGTGCATTGTAAGGGGAATCGATTCGACGGATCGATTTGTGGTGATCTCGTGTCTGGAAGTTCTCAATAAAATTAGCCAGCATGACAGCAACGAGGAACTGGTGACGTTTGGTCTAGATGACGAGGTCTTTGAATTGATCTGCCGATTTCTGGCACTGAGTGACATCGCGCTGCTGGTTTACACTCTCGAGTGCTTGTACGCGCTGACGTCACTGGGAGAGAGACCGTGCACTAGCTTAGCGAGGGTACGAGGTGCTATTGACACCCTGGTGGCTTTGGTGACGGTCGAGGCCCAAAGCTACGGGCCCAAGGCCTGCATACTGATGCGGGTTGTGGAAACTGTGAGTACTTTGGCGTCTTCAAGCGCGAGTCAGAGCCAGAGCACGACGAGCACTGCGACGACCACTGCAGTCCAGGCCACTCAGCCTGTGACCACTCCTGCTGTGACCACGACGGTGGCCACTCCGATCCCGGCTCCGGTTGTCAGCCCGGCGACCTCGAGACCCACGACTCCGGCTACGCCTGCGGTTAAAGTTGCGACTAATAAAGCTATCGAGGCTGCTAATTCACTGCAGCAGCAGCATGCGCATCAGCAGATTATCCAGGAGAATGAACAGTTTGCTCTGGGGTGGCTCAGGGCGACCTTTGAACTCGCGCCGGGAGTCAAGATTGAGCAGGAGGAATtgtataaaaagtatttgagtTCTTGTACCAAAATTGGACGACGTGGTGTTATTGCGCCGTTACATTTTCCACGATGTGTGag atccgTATTCGGCGGAACGATCGGCCCGAACCCACTGAAGGGAGAGAACACCAGCACGCAGTACTACGACGGTATCCGGGTCCGCGCGACCCCAGCTCCCATCACATATCCAAGCCAGTCGTCGTCACCCGCTCCAGTGACATCCTCATCAAcaccagcagcagcagcaaagGTGCTACAAATACAACAGCGTACAGTCACTAAAAGTCCTGCACCCGACAGCACGGCCCCCGATACCAACTCATCCAAGACAATTACCACCAACTCCACCGTCCAGCCACCCGCGTCTCCCATTTTAAAGGCCCACTTGTCAGCCCCACCGAAACCGACACCCAACGCGACTATCAACCAACCCCAGATTATTGCAAAGGTTGATTCAAAAAGTCAG GTGTCAGTCACTCATCCCCACCTGAGCCAGGCTTTACTCGCCAGCGGTTCCCAGcctcagcagcagcagcagcagcaaaaCCAACACCAGCCTCAACTTCAACCCCAACTGCAGACTCAGGTTCAGGCTCAGGTTCAGACTCAGGTTCAGACTCAGAGTCAAAGTCAGCAACTGATCCAGGTGGTGACGAAAGACGAACGCGGTACCACGTCaagttcaataataaaaagccTATTGGCTACAAAG GTCGCTCAGAGGCAACAACAGCAAAGATTGCTTCAGCAACAGATGGCGACACCGACTACTTCCACTGCAACAACGCCCTCTACGGTTGTTCTGAAAACTCCTGGGAAACAAAGGGCGAACAAAAAAGTCCAGCGGCTCAATGGAACAAAGATTGTTACTAATAATTGCGAGAAG atGGAAGTCAACGACGAAACCGTGACATCCAGCACCTCAGTGATCGTAGTGTCAACAATGGCCGATAATCATATCACCCAAAAAGTTTGCCGACCTCCGATAACCCCCAAGTTCTTGAATCAAAAAACTTACACCCCGCCCGTGACCGAGGACTCGGATTCCACCAACAATTCGCTGGCATCCAGCAGCGGAATCGGGAGCCGCGACTGTTCCGGTGCCGCCGAAGAGAATTCGATCACCAGCTTCGAAGGTATTTTACAAAACGGCGCCACCGACCTGGACCAGGACAGCAGCTCCAAGGAGTCCAGTGTAAGTTCCCGCGGGAAACAAAATATGATGCTAGCAGATTTACTGGAGCGTAAAGTCGACAAAGAGACTCTGGTCAACGGAGTCCTGAATAGAAActcattagaaaaaataagcggatttgataatcatgttaagaaattaaaagaatCTCCAGATGATATTAAAGACAAGGATGTCAAGATAAAAGTCGAGTGTGAAGAGTCCGGGATGTCAATTAACGACGATACCATGATAGAGGCGCCGCGTATCAAGAGATCCGCCAGCGACGCTGATGAAAATTCTGTTAAGAAGGTCAAGTATTCCAACGGAACCAGCACTTGGCCAGAGACAGACAGCGCCACTGTCGAGTCCACAGTCTCGTCGATAAAGTCTGAGGACGAtgataaagaagaaaaattaactgtTTCATCGACTGCCGCTAACTTGTACGCGGCCCTAGCGGCAGACATCATCGAAGACGAGACAGACCTCGAGGAACCAGTGAAAGAAGAGCCCAGATTTCCTGAACAACTGGTCCAGCAGCAGGTCCACGTCCAGGTTCCTCAGCAGCAGATCCAGCCCCAGCAGCTGATGATCGCAGCGCCCAGACAAATCGTCGTCCAGGCGAACAATCAAGTCCTGGGTAACCTGATCCCCGGGCAGATGAAGACCCGGACCACGCAGCCTCAGGTTCTGTTGCAGCAAAGTGCCGGTGGTCAGCTGCAGTACGTAGTCTCTGGTGGTGTCCCAGGTCAGAATTACGTGCTGGCGCAGTCGCAGACGGCTTTGGTCCAGGGTCAGGCCCAGACGGTTCTCGTTGCGCAGACGACCCAGCAGCAGGGGACTGGTGCCAAGACGATAATTATTCTCCAGCCCCAGGCTGCTCAGGGTGGAGGCCATCAGAAAGTCGTGGCCATGACCCCGCAGGGACAGCAAGTCGTTGTGACCCAGATGCCTCGGCCGATATTACAGAGCTCGGGTATCAGCAACGTCCCGCCTCCTTTAGTACCGACCTCTGCTACGATACAGAACTCGATTATCGTCAACACTTCGATTGTTACGCAGAGTAATCCCAATACTGTCACTGTAACTATTCCTGCCATGACGCAACAGTGTCCTGTTACCAGCAGTCTACCGTCCAGGGTCGTCACTCCCACGCCTGCGTCGACTCCGCCGCCTACTAGACCCACGACCCCCCATCAGGCCGCGGTCACGAACGTCAAACTGAAGAACAAAATAACGACGTCAACTTGCACTGCTAGTGGAAATGAAGACAAACCCTCGACCAGTCAGAGCAACCTGGCGGACAAAGTGGTCATCAAGTTGGACCCCAATTCGTTTCTGTGCGAGTGGAGGGGATGCTTGAAGCAATTCAAGACTGCGCATGAAGTTTATATGCATGGCTGTGAAACTCATTGTCCGACGGATGCTGAGGAAGTCGTTTGTCTATGGGCCAGCTGCGATGGCTTGAAGAGGCGGAGGTTCTCTTTGATGACTCATCTTTATGACAAGCATTGCAATCCGGaa cgCATGGCGTTTttgagaaagaaaaatttagcAGCAAATGGTAAAGCAGAAATATCGACGTCAACAGCAACACCTACGGCGGCAGCATCTGCAGCAGCGACGGCTTCACATCCAGGATACGCGCCCAATGCTGCGCTCCACGCGATAAAACGTCACGCTCTTGAGTTCATAAATCCCAAGGAATTgatg CAAAGGCCCAGCAAGCCGGCTGCTGCTGCAACTACCGTCAGTTCTTCTCCTCGACCTGGTCAAAATTCTACACCCGAACAG GATGACAATGAGGGTCCAGTTACTAAAAGTATTCGCCTAACGGCAGCTCTAATTCTCAGAAACCTAGTCATATATTCAGCACATGGTCGAAG GCATCTCAGAGCGTACGAGCCGCACCTGGCAGGTGTCGCCCTCTCCAACGTCGAGTCATCTCGAACAATAGCCCAAGTTCTCTACGACATGAATGAACAAAGTAATGGCAGTAATAGGTGa
- the LOC130678330 gene encoding AT-rich interactive domain-containing protein 2 isoform X1 yields MAKILNKDPVTYERERLSFLKELHHFHETRGTGFKKYPKISGNEIDLYLLYLLVTAHGGWIKVNTRNEWSSLCEQFHLPNGCVNSGVGLKQIYLRYLDRYEKVHFLGEDGQQADDDDEDSRHRKWSARSLHSVPLTYNHHQHNVAESLREYNGLSSNLYKPSNYDKLALSLLSPLPNEQDFAINVCTLLSNEGKHTLRLDKYPRLINILLAHAGVFDSPGTRHLFIEVYSRVRNYSINSFWSDVLDSPQVLDLTDERTFMKKPSTTCLNTFSRRKILDKNKKDKDKVQDRDKDPDKIKDKNQDKDKDKVQDKERVNGDDSMEVDPPSLPSTLECPRLASVTTLSSLSTISSYLDDNCYDQNQNSIIKFEDEDRDLFCMGRTLGTQDPYGQRVLQIASILRNLSFTPENAAVLGKNRCFLRFVLLCVRARWSNLHQLGFDILGNISGEIELKEIGERLTEGIITCIVRGIDSTDRFVVISCLEVLNKISQHDSNEELVTFGLDDEVFELICRFLALSDIALLVYTLECLYALTSLGERPCTSLARVRGAIDTLVALVTVEAQSYGPKACILMRVVETVSTLASSSASQSQSTTSTATTTAVQATQPVTTPAVTTTVATPIPAPVVSPATSRPTTPATPAVKVATNKAIEAANSLQQQHAHQQIIQENEQFALGWLRATFELAPGVKIEQEELYKKYLSSCTKIGRRGVIAPLHFPRCVRSVFGGTIGPNPLKGENTSTQYYDGIRVRATPAPITYPSQSSSPAPVTSSSTPAAAAKVLQIQQRTVTKSPAPDSTAPDTNSSKTITTNSTVQPPASPILKAHLSAPPKPTPNATINQPQIIAKVDSKSQVSVTHPHLSQALLASGSQPQQQQQQQNQHQPQLQPQLQTQVQAQVQTQVQTQSQSQQLIQVVTKDERGTTSSSIIKSLLATKVTVSGDCMPSAAATCVSTSNACVTNTTSIPTTISANQLTNNQVAQRQQQQRLLQQQMATPTTSTATTPSTVVLKTPGKQRANKKVQRLNGTKIVTNNCEKMEVNDETVTSSTSVIVVSTMADNHITQKVCRPPITPKFLNQKTYTPPVTEDSDSTNNSLASSSGIGSRDCSGAAEENSITSFEGILQNGATDLDQDSSSKESSVSSRGKQNMMLADLLERKVDKETLVNGVLNRNSLEKISGFDNHVKKLKESPDDIKDKDVKIKVECEESGMSINDDTMIEAPRIKRSASDADENSVKKVKYSNGTSTWPETDSATVESTVSSIKSEDDDKEEKLTVSSTAANLYAALAADIIEDETDLEEPVKEEPRFPEQLVQQQVHVQVPQQQIQPQQLMIAAPRQIVVQANNQVLGNLIPGQMKTRTTQPQVLLQQSAGGQLQYVVSGGVPGQNYVLAQSQTALVQGQAQTVLVAQTTQQQGTGAKTIIILQPQAAQGGGHQKVVAMTPQGQQVVVTQMPRPILQSSGISNVPPPLVPTSATIQNSIIVNTSIVTQSNPNTVTVTIPAMTQQCPVTSSLPSRVVTPTPASTPPPTRPTTPHQAAVTNVKLKNKITTSTCTASGNEDKPSTSQSNLADKVVIKLDPNSFLCEWRGCLKQFKTAHEVYMHGCETHCPTDAEEVVCLWASCDGLKRRRFSLMTHLYDKHCNPERMAFLRKKNLAANGKAEISTSTATPTAAASAAATASHPGYAPNAALHAIKRHALEFINPKELMQRPSKPAAAATTVSSSPRPGQNSTPEQDDNEGPVTKSIRLTAALILRNLVIYSAHGRRHLRAYEPHLAGVALSNVESSRTIAQVLYDMNEQSNGSNR; encoded by the exons atgGCGAAAATCCTAAATAAGGACCCGGTTACCTATGAGAGGGAAAGACTGTCGTTTCTTAAAGAACTTCATCATTTTCACGAGACCAGAgg gaccgggtttaaaaaatatccgaAAATTAGCGGCAATGAGATTGatctttatttactttatctaCTTGTTACTGCACATGGTGGCTGGATTAAg GTGAATACCAGAAACGAGTGGTCGAGTCTCTGCGAGCAGTTTCATCTGCCCAACGGCTGTGTTAATAGTGGAGTCGGACTCAAGCAAATATATTTACG GTATTTAGATAGGTATGAAAAAGTCCACTTTCTGGGCGAAGATGGACAGCAGGCTGATGACGATGACGAGGATTCGAGACATCGGAAATGGTCGGCGAGATCACTGCACTCTGTTCCGCTTACTTATAACCATCATCAGCACAATGTTGCAG aaTCACTCCGTGAATACAACGGCCTGTCATCGAACCTCTACAAGCCCTCAAATTACGACAAACTGGCCCTGTCTCTCCTCTCGCCTCTCCCTAACGAGCAGGACTTTGCAATAAACGTCTGCACGCTGCTCTCCAACGAGGGCAAGCACACCCTGCGCCTCGACAAGTATCCCCGGCTGATCAACATCCTGTTAGCCCACGCCGGAGTCTTCGACTCTCCCGGAACGCGGCACCTCTTCATCGAAGTCTACTCACGCGTCCGCAACTACTCGATCAACTCCTTCTGGTCCGACGTCCTCGACTCTCCCCAGGTCCTGGACCTCACCGACGAGCGGACTTTCATGAAGAAGCCCAGCACCACTTGTCTCAACACCTTCTCCCGGCGCAAGATCCTCGACAAGAACAAAAAAGACAAAGACAAGGTCCAGGATCGGGACAAGGACCCAGACAAGATCAAGGACAAGAACCAGGACAAAGATAAAGACAAAGTCCAGGACAAGGAACGCGTCAACGGCGACGACTCCATGGAAGTCGATCCCCCGTCATTGCCATCGACCCTAGAGTGTCCAAGACTTGCCTCAGTAACGACATTGTCGTCCCTGTCGACGATCTCCAGTTACCTGGACGACAACTGCTACGACCAGAATCAAAATTCGATAATTAAATTCGAGGACGAGGACCGGGACTTGTTCTGCATGGGCCGCACCCTGGGTACTCAAGATCCCTACGGACAGCGAGTCCTGCAGATCGCCTCCATCCTCAGGAACTTGAGTTTCACTCCCGAAAATGCTGCGGTCTTAGGAAAAAATCGATGTTTTTTAAGATTTGTGCTGTTGTGTGTGCGCGCGAGGTGGAGTAATTTGCACCAGCTTGGATTCGACATCCTGGGTAACATTTCCGGTGAAATCGAACTCAAAGAAATCGGTGAGCGGCTCACAGAAGGAATAATCACGTGCATTGTAAGGGGAATCGATTCGACGGATCGATTTGTGGTGATCTCGTGTCTGGAAGTTCTCAATAAAATTAGCCAGCATGACAGCAACGAGGAACTGGTGACGTTTGGTCTAGATGACGAGGTCTTTGAATTGATCTGCCGATTTCTGGCACTGAGTGACATCGCGCTGCTGGTTTACACTCTCGAGTGCTTGTACGCGCTGACGTCACTGGGAGAGAGACCGTGCACTAGCTTAGCGAGGGTACGAGGTGCTATTGACACCCTGGTGGCTTTGGTGACGGTCGAGGCCCAAAGCTACGGGCCCAAGGCCTGCATACTGATGCGGGTTGTGGAAACTGTGAGTACTTTGGCGTCTTCAAGCGCGAGTCAGAGCCAGAGCACGACGAGCACTGCGACGACCACTGCAGTCCAGGCCACTCAGCCTGTGACCACTCCTGCTGTGACCACGACGGTGGCCACTCCGATCCCGGCTCCGGTTGTCAGCCCGGCGACCTCGAGACCCACGACTCCGGCTACGCCTGCGGTTAAAGTTGCGACTAATAAAGCTATCGAGGCTGCTAATTCACTGCAGCAGCAGCATGCGCATCAGCAGATTATCCAGGAGAATGAACAGTTTGCTCTGGGGTGGCTCAGGGCGACCTTTGAACTCGCGCCGGGAGTCAAGATTGAGCAGGAGGAATtgtataaaaagtatttgagtTCTTGTACCAAAATTGGACGACGTGGTGTTATTGCGCCGTTACATTTTCCACGATGTGTGag atccgTATTCGGCGGAACGATCGGCCCGAACCCACTGAAGGGAGAGAACACCAGCACGCAGTACTACGACGGTATCCGGGTCCGCGCGACCCCAGCTCCCATCACATATCCAAGCCAGTCGTCGTCACCCGCTCCAGTGACATCCTCATCAAcaccagcagcagcagcaaagGTGCTACAAATACAACAGCGTACAGTCACTAAAAGTCCTGCACCCGACAGCACGGCCCCCGATACCAACTCATCCAAGACAATTACCACCAACTCCACCGTCCAGCCACCCGCGTCTCCCATTTTAAAGGCCCACTTGTCAGCCCCACCGAAACCGACACCCAACGCGACTATCAACCAACCCCAGATTATTGCAAAGGTTGATTCAAAAAGTCAG GTGTCAGTCACTCATCCCCACCTGAGCCAGGCTTTACTCGCCAGCGGTTCCCAGcctcagcagcagcagcagcagcaaaaCCAACACCAGCCTCAACTTCAACCCCAACTGCAGACTCAGGTTCAGGCTCAGGTTCAGACTCAGGTTCAGACTCAGAGTCAAAGTCAGCAACTGATCCAGGTGGTGACGAAAGACGAACGCGGTACCACGTCaagttcaataataaaaagccTATTGGCTACAAAGGTAACGGTCAGCGGCGACTGCATGCCCAGCGCCGCTGCAACCTGTGTGTCTACTTCGAATGCCTGTGTAACAAATACTACTAGCATCCCAACAACCATCAGTGCCAACCAGCTAACAAACAACCAG GTCGCTCAGAGGCAACAACAGCAAAGATTGCTTCAGCAACAGATGGCGACACCGACTACTTCCACTGCAACAACGCCCTCTACGGTTGTTCTGAAAACTCCTGGGAAACAAAGGGCGAACAAAAAAGTCCAGCGGCTCAATGGAACAAAGATTGTTACTAATAATTGCGAGAAG atGGAAGTCAACGACGAAACCGTGACATCCAGCACCTCAGTGATCGTAGTGTCAACAATGGCCGATAATCATATCACCCAAAAAGTTTGCCGACCTCCGATAACCCCCAAGTTCTTGAATCAAAAAACTTACACCCCGCCCGTGACCGAGGACTCGGATTCCACCAACAATTCGCTGGCATCCAGCAGCGGAATCGGGAGCCGCGACTGTTCCGGTGCCGCCGAAGAGAATTCGATCACCAGCTTCGAAGGTATTTTACAAAACGGCGCCACCGACCTGGACCAGGACAGCAGCTCCAAGGAGTCCAGTGTAAGTTCCCGCGGGAAACAAAATATGATGCTAGCAGATTTACTGGAGCGTAAAGTCGACAAAGAGACTCTGGTCAACGGAGTCCTGAATAGAAActcattagaaaaaataagcggatttgataatcatgttaagaaattaaaagaatCTCCAGATGATATTAAAGACAAGGATGTCAAGATAAAAGTCGAGTGTGAAGAGTCCGGGATGTCAATTAACGACGATACCATGATAGAGGCGCCGCGTATCAAGAGATCCGCCAGCGACGCTGATGAAAATTCTGTTAAGAAGGTCAAGTATTCCAACGGAACCAGCACTTGGCCAGAGACAGACAGCGCCACTGTCGAGTCCACAGTCTCGTCGATAAAGTCTGAGGACGAtgataaagaagaaaaattaactgtTTCATCGACTGCCGCTAACTTGTACGCGGCCCTAGCGGCAGACATCATCGAAGACGAGACAGACCTCGAGGAACCAGTGAAAGAAGAGCCCAGATTTCCTGAACAACTGGTCCAGCAGCAGGTCCACGTCCAGGTTCCTCAGCAGCAGATCCAGCCCCAGCAGCTGATGATCGCAGCGCCCAGACAAATCGTCGTCCAGGCGAACAATCAAGTCCTGGGTAACCTGATCCCCGGGCAGATGAAGACCCGGACCACGCAGCCTCAGGTTCTGTTGCAGCAAAGTGCCGGTGGTCAGCTGCAGTACGTAGTCTCTGGTGGTGTCCCAGGTCAGAATTACGTGCTGGCGCAGTCGCAGACGGCTTTGGTCCAGGGTCAGGCCCAGACGGTTCTCGTTGCGCAGACGACCCAGCAGCAGGGGACTGGTGCCAAGACGATAATTATTCTCCAGCCCCAGGCTGCTCAGGGTGGAGGCCATCAGAAAGTCGTGGCCATGACCCCGCAGGGACAGCAAGTCGTTGTGACCCAGATGCCTCGGCCGATATTACAGAGCTCGGGTATCAGCAACGTCCCGCCTCCTTTAGTACCGACCTCTGCTACGATACAGAACTCGATTATCGTCAACACTTCGATTGTTACGCAGAGTAATCCCAATACTGTCACTGTAACTATTCCTGCCATGACGCAACAGTGTCCTGTTACCAGCAGTCTACCGTCCAGGGTCGTCACTCCCACGCCTGCGTCGACTCCGCCGCCTACTAGACCCACGACCCCCCATCAGGCCGCGGTCACGAACGTCAAACTGAAGAACAAAATAACGACGTCAACTTGCACTGCTAGTGGAAATGAAGACAAACCCTCGACCAGTCAGAGCAACCTGGCGGACAAAGTGGTCATCAAGTTGGACCCCAATTCGTTTCTGTGCGAGTGGAGGGGATGCTTGAAGCAATTCAAGACTGCGCATGAAGTTTATATGCATGGCTGTGAAACTCATTGTCCGACGGATGCTGAGGAAGTCGTTTGTCTATGGGCCAGCTGCGATGGCTTGAAGAGGCGGAGGTTCTCTTTGATGACTCATCTTTATGACAAGCATTGCAATCCGGaa cgCATGGCGTTTttgagaaagaaaaatttagcAGCAAATGGTAAAGCAGAAATATCGACGTCAACAGCAACACCTACGGCGGCAGCATCTGCAGCAGCGACGGCTTCACATCCAGGATACGCGCCCAATGCTGCGCTCCACGCGATAAAACGTCACGCTCTTGAGTTCATAAATCCCAAGGAATTgatg CAAAGGCCCAGCAAGCCGGCTGCTGCTGCAACTACCGTCAGTTCTTCTCCTCGACCTGGTCAAAATTCTACACCCGAACAG GATGACAATGAGGGTCCAGTTACTAAAAGTATTCGCCTAACGGCAGCTCTAATTCTCAGAAACCTAGTCATATATTCAGCACATGGTCGAAG GCATCTCAGAGCGTACGAGCCGCACCTGGCAGGTGTCGCCCTCTCCAACGTCGAGTCATCTCGAACAATAGCCCAAGTTCTCTACGACATGAATGAACAAAGTAATGGCAGTAATAGGTGa